The DNA window TCGCTCCCTCTGAGGGTTGGCTCGGCTCGCCTTCGGCTGTGCCTCACAGTGCAACCCCGGGCCCCCCCACCAGCTGGCGTGACATCCACATGCTTCTCACCACTGACGGCGGGGAGGACATATGAAGGGACGCGTGGCGGTGCTCAAGGCGTACGGCGGCGAGTTCGAGCTGCGCGAGTATCCCGTGCCGGAGGTCGAGGCGGGCGCCATCCTCGTGCGCCTCTCCCGGGCCGGCGTGTGCGGCTCCGACCTTCACATCTGGCGGGGCGAGATGAAGGAAATCTACGGGGCGAGCCCGCAGGATCTCACCTTCGGCCACGAGATGTGCGGGCGCGTCGACAAGCTGGGCGCGGGGGTGACCACGGACTCGATGGGCCAGCTCCTCCGCGAGGGCGACCGCGTGACGTACCTCTACTTCTTCCCGTGCGGGCGCTGCCCCGTGTGCCTGCACGACGAGATGGGGAACTGCCCGCGCAAGGCGCGCCCCAACCGGGTGGCGGGCACGCCGCCCTACTTCAACAACGCGTACGGCGAGTACTACTACCTGCGGCCCGGCCACTTCGTCTTCAAGATCCCCGACGAGATCTCCGACGACATCGCCACCCCCACCAACTGCGCCCTCTCCCAGGTGCTCTACGGGCTGCGGCGCGCGGGGCTCCGCGCGGGGCACGCCGTGGTGATCCAGGGCGCGGGCGGTCTCGGCATCAACGCGGTGGCGGTGGCGCGCGACCTGGGCGCGGACAAGGTCATCGTGATCGACCGGTTGCCCGAGCGGCTGGAGCTGGCCCGGGCCTTCGGCGCCGATCACACCCTGAGCGCCGTCGAGCTTTCCACGGCGGACCGACGCGTGGAGG is part of the Candidatus Methylomirabilota bacterium genome and encodes:
- a CDS encoding zinc-binding dehydrogenase, translating into MKGRVAVLKAYGGEFELREYPVPEVEAGAILVRLSRAGVCGSDLHIWRGEMKEIYGASPQDLTFGHEMCGRVDKLGAGVTTDSMGQLLREGDRVTYLYFFPCGRCPVCLHDEMGNCPRKARPNRVAGTPPYFNNAYGEYYYLRPGHFVFKIPDEISDDIATPTNCALSQVLYGLRRAGLRAGHAVVIQGAGGLGINAVAVARDLGADKVIVIDRLPERLELARAFGADHTLSAVELSTADRRVEAVKELTGGFGADVVADLVGYPEVIPEGLRMLRGGGCYLEVGSIAPGNIFSYDATALVRGNSRLVAT